TAGAGTCTTCCCTCTCTTCTTCCCAACTTCTGCTATTCTTTCCTCCCACCTCTTCCTAGGTCTTCTCCTCTTTTTCTTACCCTTATTCTTTGCTTCAAATACCTTTTTTTCTATTGTGTTATATTCCATTTTAATAGGGccgttaagtatttttttattggcttattcgaatgtttttttaacattgattgaccctatattttttaatttttgattctgaggctgtttttccaaaaaaaaataatagtaaaGTTTGAAACTACAGGGCGCGAACTCCAAAGTACGTCACTCAGATTTGAGTGTACGATTGGAtcgtataaaaatcaataaaattcctgGAGAGAGACAATGCTACGAatcttatgcgctagaagaaAACAGTAACTAACTACAAAACATACAACGTCTgtaatttctttcttcttactTAAAACGTCATCTGGAGTCGGGGAATTTTAAACTTgtacattaattattgcaaaattaaacaattttcgaacgtaaaaacgttattaatccgtctaatttaatttagattatcgattttttgaaagacggtcTTTCTAATCGGCTTCTTAATCGGCCCTATTATGTGGGCGTACCAGTTTAGTTGCTTTCTCTTTAttttgctgattatctcctcTTGATCTACTCCCGTCTTATTTCCTCAGTCCTTATCCTATCCCACTTCGTCTTCCCGACTATTTTccgtaaaaatttcatttccattGCTATgatctttccttcttttttatcttGGAGTGTCCATGATTCACTGGCATATTAACATTGGAACAGCCACGGAGTTGtacactttcaattttatctttttatctatCTCCTTCTTCCGAAAAATGGTTCTGATATAAGTTGTTTGTTTTCCTTATTCTTGCATTTAACTACTCATATGATGAAACTTCTTCTATTTTTGttccttaataaatatttctttcggattattttttatttcctttttatgtattatcacgattttagatttatttgcGTTCAATTCTAGACCTATCTTTTCAATTTCCTCTGTCCATATCTTAAGCAACTTCCTTGCCATCTGCTATCAGCACTATGTCGTCAGCATATAGtaaattatctatttttactgattccaaacttttataacctgttactgtttaatatttgtttgttctcgttcttgtatttttatcacTCTGtgcattaatattataaataataagggGGTTAGGAGATCGCCATGTTTTATTCCCTTGTTcctttcaaaagtttttgatgtttctcctTTCAGTTGTACTATGCCCTTGACTTCATCATTGCCTCTCCTCATTCTTCCATTGTTATCTCTTCAGTTGCTATGGCTCTAGCATTATTTGTGTCCGTTTTCTATCCTTGAACTTTTCTGCATAAAAATCCGCCCATATGTCTAGAATTTCCCTTGTAGTTGTTTTTATCTCGATATATTTGTCTTTGACGgcttttatttgtttcctttGGTCTCCCTTCAGTTTTCTTATTTGATTCCAGAATTTCATGTCATTCGATCCGTATGTTTCACTTAAGTTTGTTCCGAAATCTTcccaacttttctttttcgcCTCCCTTACCATATTCTTAGCTACATCTCTTCGTTCTATAATATGCTCTATCTTCTTCCGAATTCGTTCTTATATATTTCGTCCAtgactttttctttttcttgattgtCTATCCAACCTCTTCATTCCACTCTTGTGTTCTCTTTGTCTGATTATTATATTACACCTCCATAGCTTTATTTCGCATtatctctttaaaaattctccacCTCTCATCCAGTGTTAAATTCTCTGTTTGTTCCAGTTTTTGAAATTCgttgtttgtttttcttggtATTTTAGTCTTTCTTCCTCCTGCCTTTGTTTATGGATGTTTATTTTCGTGTATGTTTTCATCTCTTCTTTTTCGATGtctatattattaatagttgcTATAACTAGTCTGTGGTTGGTTCCCATTTCTGTTTCTGCTTCAGTCTTTACCTCCGCGACTCTGTTTTGGAGATTCCGGGTGTATGTGATGTAATCAATAATACTCTTAGCATTCTTTTCTTTCGCAACAAACGTATATTTATCTTCATCTGACTTCACATAGTGTTCCCAATCAATAAGTCGTTTATTTGACAAAATTCTAGCATTCTTTGCCCATTTCTATTCATCACTGCCTCTCCTTGATCTCCATATTCTCCTATACTACCTCCCACTTGTATATATCATTACCTATTCTCGCATTCCAGTCTCCCATAATAATCACTTCCTCTCCTTGTTCTCTGGATTTATCGAAGGTTTTCTGCAGACTTGAGTAAAAATCTCGTTTTTGTTCTTCTTCTGTCCCTTCTGTTGGTGCATAGATTTGAATTACATTCACCTTTCCGTTTAGGTCAATTCCCAATTCCAGGATGGTGCATACTTATTTACTCTTTTATTTAGTTCCTCTGTTATAATTATTCCTACTCCCTCCTCAACCTCAATCCTGTCAAATTGCATCTGACCCAAAGGAAGGGTATCCGTTTCCACACAATCTACACTCTGCTGCATTGGAGAAGGATCAACAGAAACCGAAGAAAAGAAATCAGTTAACAATGAGCAAACCTCGACACCGTCACCGACAACAGTTCCACTCCATGATATCGTAGAAGGAATTCCGCATGCTTTTTAGACTTAGTAAAAGCCCAAAACACCTTTGGGTCAGATTGGATATTGATTTCAGCTGttctgttatttttttaaggcgcatttttttagttataattgaAATGTACAGGCTAGTATTCGAAAACTGAGATATGATCCCTAACTTGACTTTTTCAAATGAGAATTCACATTATTTGATCCACTTATAAACGGTTCCAAGTTGAGCTGTATTGGTgaccataattaaaatacagtCTAAGAATAAGAACCACCTCATAACCATCAAGGGTGGAGGATTAATGATTCCCATGTATCGCTATGGACGGGTTGCAAGTACATTGTTGGCATCATAAACATCATGGTCCACTGTGAAACACTGTCCATGAGTTGGTCAAGATATTTTTCCAACATGATGGCACCAAGATTGGTTTAAAGGTTTTAACTATCTCTTGTTGATGAATAAAGAAGAAACATATCATGGCCATGGAGTTACTCACCCAGAGTAATAATCTGAATAAGTAGGAAAACCCATATAAAAAATTCATGTTCGAATTCAGGATGTGAACTCATAGAACATCCACACAGGTGTCCTCAATAAGTTCATTCAGCGCATACCTCAGTGATGTAAAGAGGTCATTCTCAGAAGAAGTGATAAGTAGCACTGCTAGATACACTAAGGTTAACATTCTCCCTATGTTTTGGGGTTGACACTACTTGATGTGATTACtctatttcatttaaaatgcgAACAAAACGCATTACAGGAATTATCGACAAACATACGCGATTTTGTTTGTATGAGGTTATATTTCTCCAATTTTCTAACCACTATTAGACCACTTAATTAAATCAGTTACTTATACTTGTTGTGCAAAGTAACAATTTTATAGATTTCTAACTTCCAAAATTCTTTTTACTTACCTTAATTATGTGCACCTTTGGTTTGAATCTAGTTGAAAGTTGATTCAAAACTTCGGCGACGAGCTGTTGGTGCTTAAGCACCTTCCTCATTTTCATAATGCGCACAATAGCAGCCTGAATAAGCAACTTTCGATCTTCCTCAATGTGCTTATGCGTCGTTTCCTGTTCAAGTTTTAGTTCCGTTTTCATCGGGATATTTATATTTACGCGAAGTTTTTTACTAAAACGACAAAaaataatgcaataaaaaaaaatttttaaattatacggACGTACTTTTTATAACCTAAATATAAAGACACAATCGATTCCGGTCTCAGATCCATATCATCGTCGTCCGATGACAAAAGTTTCGCCTTGAGCAAAATTTGAAGCACCTGAACCATAAAGTCCGGCTTGATTTGGGTATTATCGCTAAGTTGTGATACCGTCCAACTTTCGGAAACGTTGAATTGTAAGAGCACAGCCATTTGGAAGGTACTAGCTTGAAGTGTATacctaaaatttatttcaaacttTACTATTCGCAATTAtaactgaaaaattaaatagtacaTTATTCCAGTTGATGAGTTTGATGGATTGGTGAGGAGTGTGATAATTTATGGAGTGAAAATGTGGAGTTAGATGGTACACAAGATGGAAGAGATCCAGGAAAGATATTGGAGCTGGGTCTTGGTGTTGAGCAGGGAAACTAGATAAAGAGTGTTGGTTAAAAGTAGATTTAGAAGAGGAGAGAAGGATCAACGTTGTGGAAGGAGTTGGAACTCTACCTTCCAAGAACGTCGTGCTCAAGTGGTAGAGGGGagatacaataataagtatatgGTTTCAACGACAGAGGAAATGTCAGGGTATTTGATGGAGAAATGTGAAGAGGGGTACAAAATATTTGGTGGAGGATGAGGTAAGAACGTGTAGATTGTGTGGGGATGATTGAGAGACAATTGATCATATGCTGTGGGTAAACGAAATGGGATCATGTCGGTTAGGGGGAAAAGGAGGGGGTTTTAGTGTGTAAGTTGTATATTATGTATTACAATAAAGGAttaatggaaaaataaaaaatacctatttttgaaacaattagttaataattctCCTTTGGACATATTATAtaaccaatttaattttctaccaGAATGTTGAGCTGAGTAAAATGTAGTAAATCTATGTACACTGCGTTCgagctaaataaaaaaagaatggtcataaaataattagaaataaaattgtatttatttacttcTGAGGGTAATCCAAatgaaaatgattgttgaAAAGGCCAAGATCCCGATGAAAGCACTTGTATGCTAAAATCTATATCAAGAGCTTcgtttgaatttttaagatgCGCGCGGAACTGTTCATTCAAATCTTTCGAAACGCCAATATCCtagaataaaatcaaattttaataaaaaattaaaaagaaagaattattttaattttacttggAACATTCGTTGTAATTTTGAAGTATATTCAAACCCACAGgcttgtttcaatttcgatatCATAGAAGCTTCAGCGTCATCACTAGCCGACATGTGTTGCACGAGTCTTTTAGCTAACATCTTACTATAAAACTTTTGGAAAACGTCTTTGTCTTCAATATATTTGAATACAACCATctaaaaaaaacacaaaaataattagataTAAAAGTATGTAGGTTTTCACGGTattaattgatctaaaactagaactaacagtagaactagaaactttgaaACGAAGTGACGAAATCAGTAAGAGTTTGACATAATATATAtgaaaagataattaataactaattagtgtctaattgtcaactaagttgtttttgtcaaaTCTGGGTGGAGAAGACTTCGTCAAGTTAACTAACATTTTCCATGTTAGAGCATTCTTATAGCAGTTTATATAGCATTCTTAGACATGGAAAAGGCCTTTGATAAAGTGTCaagaaaaaaagtataaaataaactatCCAAAGAATTTGTTACTATAGAAGCAGCAAGATAAAggttattatttataacctTTATGGATAAACTGATCAAAGAGACCCTAACAATAGTAAACCAATGTTCTAGGCTACAAGAGTTTAAAACAATTAGTGTTTCTGAATGTGGTTTTGCAGATGATATCGCAATTCTAGCTGGAAGTGAAAAAGACTTTGAAGAATATATCATTATATGGATTGGTATTAATCGAAAATGAGATGAAATTAGATAAAAAGAAGAGTACAGTAATACCTCGACTTACGTAAACCCATAGATGCGTAGTTAGGCGGTTCTTCCCCTACTTCGCTCAGTAACACTTGAGCTTTAGCTCGGAGTAAAACACGGTATTGTGAAGGATTTTGAAGAAGGCATGAAAACATGTGAATTGGCACACAAATTATAAAGtgaatgtcaaaaatgtgtaGTAAACCAGAATACGTAATCAAGCCAGGCAAatgaaaagattaaatttttgtagGTGGTTGGTTTTATTGCAGGGAGTGGGGAAGCAGCAAGTGCCGATAATATCTGCTTTTCCTATCGCATTAAAGAAGTTAATAGAAGAAGGCGGTTATAGCACACAGACTATATTTAATGCAGACGAGACAGAGCTTATCTGGAACAAAATGCCTCAATGAACGTTCATTGGACgtcaagaaaaaatatttccagGATTCAAAGCATCGAAAGATCAATTAATAGTTATGCTTCGTGGAAATGCTGCTGGCGATTGTAAACTAAAACCTTTGTTGGTGTATCGCTCTGAAAACCTTAGAGCcctaaagaataaaacaaaatcagaATTGCCATTAATTTGGAAATCATTTTATTCCGGAAGTAGAACAGTACTGTTCCTCTAAGGACATTGAACAGTACTAGTACTAGTACTGTTCAGTACTAGTACTAGTACCTGAAACAGTACTAGAAAACGATCCTATACTCAAAATAGCAGCAAATATTGTTACTTTAAGAAAGCAAGTCGATTTGGAGCTTGATAGCGAATATGTCATTGCGCTCAGAGTCACATGATGAGGAGCTTACCCTTTACGAACTGATTGAAATCCagcaaataaatgaaaatttagaaaataatgttgaacTAGCACAACCGGGAAAAGTCCTAACCATTGCAAAATTGACAGAAGCACTTAATTTCATATAGAATGACATAGAAATTTTAGAGGAAATAGATTACAATGAAGAGCGCGTAATGACAGTTAAAAAGAATATACTACAATCGATGGAATGTAATCAAGAAATTCTGAAGAAAAAGACATACATACATTGTAAAACAGTTAAATAATATGTtgcttattaatatttattgtttcataGAGTTTAATAAATACGGTTGAATAGATGTATTTTTTGTGTTAGCATTAATTTTGGTTCAAGCCTTTATTACTAAGCCCATATTACTGTAATGTTATATCTAAATATGTAACTGAAATGAAAACGTGAAAGCACCGTCATGCATAAACCATAAGTTAAGCGTGTTTCAAACGGAACGCCAACAAGTAAGATAGGtagatcattttcaaaaaatgtctgTAATTTTGCCCTTTTTTTCATGAATAAGTTTGTTGGTGTTTTGATTGTCTAATAGCGCGATTTGATGTCATTATGAAAATTCATAATTGCATCTCtagtaaattttgtttcatcTCTAAAAAGCACAATGGATTGGAGGTTCCGAATGATGCACTGCTGAAGAAACCAGAAATCAAAATAGCATTTGTGGTCGAAAATTAGCATCATTAAGACTATATGTAGATTGTATGGGTAAAGCAGCTGTTTATGCAAAACTCTCCATTCTGTACATTtacttttaaagataatttccTGGTAATGGTTTTAAAATTCTCTGCAATTCAATCGAGTACATCTTCTTCAAACGCAGGTGTTCTGGAAGAACTCCTTGAAACCCCACAATCTGAAGTATTccgtttaaaacattttgtttcACGAAGACGTTATTGGATTGCCGCAAGTCCCTTTAGCTGGACATCTTCGATTCGGAAATGTTTCGGTATAAAACCTTCGAGCTAAATTGCTGTTAAAATTTGGGCGCTCATACATGAAATGTAGATCTGCCATTTATTAGCTAGTGAAATTTATATCTAGTTTTCAAAATGTAACATTGTTTTTGTCtgacaattaataattaactggGATAAAACTTGGTAGGAATAACAAGCTAATTAGTCTAaccatacaaaaataaatgaagtaaaatttgttactaattaatcacaatttttgaatttgtgcGTTACTTTTTAAGGAAGCATTTTTCGACACATGTTCATAGCAACTTTTATTACAGTTTTGTTCCTAACATCATGTTGGTGAAGTTTGGCCAAGTAATTCAGATCGCAAATTCCTCCATTTTTTTAAGTGTTGTTACCGTGAGATCAATCATTAGCAATCAAGAAAGCATATATTGAGCTTAATTCTAAAATTCACAGATCCAACCTCCTTATTAATATATACCATTTTTAGAATACAAGATAGAAGTACTGTCAAAATCAAATATCTTATGTTTGCCCTTCCTTAACATGATGCGCAACTGAAGCAttcatttttcattataaGATATCTCTGTTATACGAAATATCGCTATTGCTGCATGGAATTTTATAGGTGATATTTGACCTAAATAACGTCGGTATAGGATCTTTAATTCTTGAAAATAAACAGGAAAGATTTAAATTGTTGGTGTTAGGAAACCTCAGATAAGGGATCGATATTTTTGTCAAATAacaatcccccatttttatgaCGGcgaaagaggatttttttctgaatctagtacaggtaatattaatattggttacataagacaattttcgagaaaaattactttaaagtttaactatttcaaattgatataaatgataaaaatagtaatagCCATGAacaactatggtaaccaattattttaaacaattcccttgagtgtcaaaaactgatttagtaaagcTTCTTGAAAGTGGTGGCGCCCCATGTTGTTGGAATTGAGTTGGGTCAACATTATATGGATGGAAGGAATGGcatcgttttgaaaaaatttaaacatttctttccaGTTAAGATATCCTCAATTAATTTGGATTTTGGGTAGCCCAATAATGACAATTCTAGTCTATTTACTTGTCCACTCAATGTAACTGTTCCCTCGTCGGAAAAAATTATCCTTTGACAAAGTTTTCGTCGTCATTGCAAAAACTACGAATTACTATTAGGAATGATATTTTgcaggttttaaaattttgtgaacCGTTGATGTTTAAATTGGATCCAATACCCCCTACAATAACATGAGGGATTTCTTACCCAGTTTGTTGAACCTCCCCTGAAATATTTACTAGGCCAGACTTTGAGAAATGCTTCGAAAGATGCccatactttttaaatttagtcacaGCTAAGCTCACCATATTTTGGCTAATGACTTGCCGATCAGAATATATTGTATTAAAGAGGTCAACTACTTActaatcagtttttgacacttaggaaattgtttaaaataattggttgccatagttactcatgcctactgctatttttatcatgtcAAGCAAATATGAAGTAGTTAAacttaaagtaatttttctcgaccattttcttatgtaaccaataataTTGACTATATTAGATTCAGCAAAAATCCTcattcatattccgtaataaaaatgggagATTTCcatcgatgacgtcataattcgtttaaaaatggccgaaaatttttaaatttacaacaaaaaatttaaatcggtAAATAGGTTTAAATAAATAGCTTTAAATAGGTGTATTCCAACAAGCGGTCGGACTCGTCCGTTACTCGTCAAATGCAATCGCACATGTTAAGTAATGTCGTCACATTTCAGTGGATTTCATTGCATTATTTAACTGTGCGATTGCATTTGACGAGTCCACGACGAGTCAAACCGCTGGTTGGAACAAAgctaatgattttatcgccttaAACCgctactttacggacacactgtatatttaaTGATCTAACCTTGGTTAACTGTATGTTGTGGAGCTGTCCTGTCAATATTATTGGTCATATTACTGTTATGATTAAGAATACCACCCAGAAAACGAGATGGAAAACTATTATTGAGAACAATACTAAACAACATTTTCCTATTTCTTTCCGAAAAAAACAGggttgaaaattaatttaattctatcccACATGGCGACAATATACGGTTAATCTTTTGATTAATAGGATAATTAGAGTGAAAGTTTATGAATCCACCTGAATATGAAGCTATAGGGTACCAATCCAAGATAATGGTTTGGTCATTGGCAACCTTggtgttaattttattcattcgttcaatttaaataactttaagaTGTTAATCTGCTCTCCAGGCTTCctaaatatttgttattaaaaccAAGCACGTTTTAATATGCCTCCAATGTGTAAGtgtttactaattttatttctttttatgtaattttaattctgaactttgttttttaaattgaattgtttGCCCTAAAGAACGAATAAAGTTATttccaaaaggttaaaaaaagaagttaATTCCCTTTGCAGTCCATTTTATCAAAACCTTTCTAAAGTAACGACTATTATTCCTTTCTATCTAGTCTAACTCTAAGTTTACTGTTAATTCTAATGAtagttttagttaaaaaaaaaataacatactCCTATATAAttagattattaatttttacatacCACTTGATTAAGAGTATCTTCGAGTTCAGCTTCTTCCGGATTTTTACtagattttttcaataaaagatCACAATATTTCGCGAGAAGTTCAGGTGATTTAGTGCTCGAATTTGCGAACTTTGTAACCGCGTTAGCGTTTATAAATCGTCCACAAGCTTTGTCTAAAGCGGCTACAAAACCactatcattttcaaaagatACAATTACAAGGGCGTTGTATTTTTTATGGACTTccaaaattgtgttaacataGATTTTTGGATcctaaaataattatgtttaaatagTATTcgccaaaaataataaatttattttacattatgaGCGCTTTCACCGCATTTCTCAATAGCAGCAAGTCCTTGATTGGTGATGTGCTGTTCTAATAAAGATCGTAACTCTCCCAAACCTTCTGGAATGCGAGCAACCAACTTAAACATCCTTTCTAAATCACTATCTTTTTCCGCATCtaataattgttgaaactCGGCTTGGAATAGCTCCAAATGTTTTTGAATGAGGACTCTCTCGCAAGTTTTTGCTAATCGTTCGCTGGTGCTTTCGTGCAAATTAACTTGAACGCGCTTTTGTTCTTCAAGTAATCGTTGTTCAACCTGgcgataaaaaaataaatatttatgcttaaaataatcattttatttacctTCTTCATATACTCAGTAACCGGATTCTGCGCTAGAAAATTAGTACTCTCTCTAATATAATACCTTTCGGTATCTTCCAAgaacacattttcaaaactttctttGTACACACATAAATTAGATCCTTTCGCGCCCGGTTCTTCCTCAtttaaacccaactcaacGTAACAATTTATAACTCCAGAAACTAAACAGGTATTAATTGGTTCTCCATTGcgttctttttcaattaattttaatactgCGTTGGTCAcctaaataaagaataaataatcACACATatagatatttaattaataatttaatacagtAAAATATCGACATAACGGACTAATACGAAGATTGGGGTGACCGTTATAGAGAAAAGTccgttatataaaaaacttttaatttgcacttttatgtgtttgaatgaataattttaatgtacaCAAATTCGGATTGCTATCCACATCATTGCGTTCAGTCTATCTGGCTTTATATTTaaaccaataaaaatataccaaaatctaacgctaaataacaattaaaattagaactaacactagagctagaactagaaacattcggatttagccgcacgtctcttaagacggctaaacccgaatgattctagttctaggtcttgtgttagttctagtgccaaactagaacaaacactacACCGACCGCTTTAAATAATGTTGCATCCAGAGTTAAGCTACTTGCAGTAAAAATGTACTGCAAGTAAAGTATTCAGTACTTTTTTACTTTAAGTAGTTTACTCTCAGTACTTTCAAATTCTAGGTACTTAATACTTGTACTTTCAGTATTTAGCTTAAAATGTACTGGATACTTGTTACTTGTTTGACATAAGAGGTACTTGAAGAACTATTTGTTTACTCCAAGTAGTTTATCTACTTCTAGTACGTTCAATAGTAagtaaaataacgattttttaaagttttcttatatctAACATTTATCATCATACGTATATTACTTATATACTTAACAGTGATAGTTTATACTTTATCATTAACCATTCACTACATAGTGTTCAATTCATTCCTAATTCCCATCCCATCTCTTtactattttaaaatttaaattatgcaaaataaatcagtttgtatttttgatgtttcaaTAAGTTTTGATAGTTGCAGTCGGAGAAACATGTTAACTCTTGTAAGGGATTGGCGACTGGCCGGCCCAGAGTCGGTTATTTCAAGTGCAGCTCATAATGCTTAGTGTAGGTGAATAACACTGTTCTACCGCGTGTAATTACTCAGTACAGGAGAATTATTTGAAAGGTAAGATTTAAAATACAAGATATATGTACTCTTCAAGGGTTGTAATTACTTTGTACTGAGTACTTGAAATTTTAGTTTCAAGtaaaattacttattactccaagtactttttaaaaatacttgttACTTATTACTtggagtaaaaataatttatagcgCTACTTGTACTGGTTACTGGCCTGAGAACCGAGAGCTGATAGCTTTTATGAACCTCAATTAATACCAGACTCAGACGACCTCTCTCTGTGTTCTCCACCGCCGGCCAGTTCATTTGTATCATCTAGATCCAGAACCATGGAATATTTTGCTGGCAGAGAGATCCCAAAGCGTGATTTAGTAACTTGGTTAATGAAAACGCGCTTTTTagtaatatcaattttataaacaagataaaatgtataaaacgCTGGCTCTTGCCATATATGCAACTGGTTCTCctttatttattgttgtaCACCCACTGTGggagaaattttttaaaaagcttAGATCATATATACCTTGCCAACCAGAAAGAAATTATCCACAACTTTTTTGGATACAGAATATACGTATATGAAAAGTATAATTGATCAGCAACTGAAACAGGTTGAAATTCTTCATTTGCAATATGATGGATGGAGAAAATTACGAAATGAGGGAATAGTAAATTTTGTGATATCAAAACCCGAACCAGTGTTTACGGATTTTATTTCTACAGGGTCTAGCAAACACACAGCAGAATATCTTAATAGTGAAATAAAGAAGATTGATAAATTTAGCGCCGAAAAGTTCCTTGTGGTAATCGGAGACATTGCTGCTAACATGAAAAAGGCATTGAAGGCTTCTACAAGACGACTATACTTATATCGTACCACTGGGTTGCTTAGCTCATACTCTTCATCTTCTGTGCATCAATATCTTAAATTTTCCACCTATACAGAACTTAATAAAAACGCTACACAACataattaatgtaataaaacgatcccaaatcttattttttctacTTGTGCAAATAAGCAAAACGAAGGAGCGTGAAGTTAGTTTGAAACTACCATGCCAAACGCGATGGCGAAGCCATCTCTACTGCATGGAAAGCTTAATATCCAACAAAATCAGTCATCAAACTTTAGTTGTTCACGAAAAGGCAACGTCATTGgataatgatataaaaactcgTTTACTAGATGACACTTTCTGGGGGCAAGTACAACAAATTCGTAACATTCTGGACCCTATTGTTTTACTAATAACTACCCTAGAATTAAACACCCCGATTATCCACA
This genomic stretch from Onthophagus taurus isolate NC chromosome 7, IU_Otau_3.0, whole genome shotgun sequence harbors:
- the LOC111424274 gene encoding cullin-1; the encoded protein is MSNRSTAMSGSYGTGLKPIDLDQIWEELNQGIEYVYSFQKISCPQYMQLYSYVHDYCTSVHKSNERSASIAKGKKNLTGGAQLVGWELYQRLKQFLKNYAILKLQEGVNLMDEDVLNFYTQQWDRYRFSSKAISGICAYLNRHWVKRECEEGRKGIYEIYQLALVTWRDNLFKQLHKQVTNAVLKLIEKERNGEPINTCLVSGVINCYVELGLNEEEPGAKGSNLCVYKESFENVFLEDTERYYIRESTNFLAQNPVTEYMKKVEQRLLEEQKRVQVNLHESTSERLAKTCERVLIQKHLELFQAEFQQLLDAEKDSDLERMFKLVARIPEGLGELRSLLEQHITNQGLAAIEKCGESAHNDPKIYVNTILEVHKKYNALVIVSFENDSGFVAALDKACGRFINANAVTKFANSSTKSPELLAKYCDLLLKKSSKNPEEAELEDTLNQVMVVFKYIEDKDVFQKFYSKMLAKRLVQHMSASDDAEASMISKLKQACGFEYTSKLQRMFQDIGVSKDLNEQFRAHLKNSNEALDIDFSIQVLSSGSWPFQQSFSFGLPSELERSVHRFTTFYSAQHSGRKLNWLYNMSKGELLTNCFKNRYTLQASTFQMAVLLQFNVSESWTVSQLSDNTQIKPDFMVQVLQILLKAKLLSSDDDDMDLRPESIVSLYLGYKNKKLRVNINIPMKTELKLEQETTHKHIEEDRKLLIQAAIVRIMKMRKVLKHQQLVAEVLNQLSTRFKPKVHIIKKCIDILIEKEYLERTEGQKDTYSYLA